In the Engystomops pustulosus chromosome 2, aEngPut4.maternal, whole genome shotgun sequence genome, one interval contains:
- the ATP5MC2 gene encoding ATP synthase F(0) complex subunit C2, mitochondrial isoform X2 has product MYACVRLMSNPSMVRNGACLLCRPLSTTLLSQPAVKTEQMALVPARGIQSSAVSRDIDTAAKFIGAGAATVGVAGSGAGIGTVFGSLIIGYARNPSLKQQLFSYAILGFALSEAMGLFCLMVAFLILFAM; this is encoded by the exons ATGTACGCTTGTGTCAGACTTATGTCCAACCCATCCATG GTGAGGAATGGCGCATGCCTGCTCTGCAGACCCCTCTCCACCACCCTGCTGAGCCAACCTGCAGTCAAGACAGAGCAG ATGGCACTGGTTCCAGCTCGAGGAATTCAGAGCAGCGCCGTGTCCCGGGATATTGATACTGCTGCTAAGTTTATTGGTGCCGGAGCTGCCACCGTAGGAGTGGCCGGGTCAGGTGCTGGTATTGGTACAGTGTTCGGCAGCCTTATTATTGGATATGCCAG GAACCCATCTCTGAAGCAGCAGCTGTTCTCCTATGCCATCTTGGGTTTTGCCCTGTCTGAAGCTATGGGACTGTTCTGTCTCATGGTTGCTTTCCTTATTCTGTTTGCTATGTAA
- the ATP5MC2 gene encoding ATP synthase F(0) complex subunit C2, mitochondrial isoform X1, translated as MYACVRLMSNPSMVRNGACLLCRPLSTTLLSQPAVKTEQQMALVPARGIQSSAVSRDIDTAAKFIGAGAATVGVAGSGAGIGTVFGSLIIGYARNPSLKQQLFSYAILGFALSEAMGLFCLMVAFLILFAM; from the exons ATGTACGCTTGTGTCAGACTTATGTCCAACCCATCCATG GTGAGGAATGGCGCATGCCTGCTCTGCAGACCCCTCTCCACCACCCTGCTGAGCCAACCTGCAGTCAAGACAGAGCAG CAGATGGCACTGGTTCCAGCTCGAGGAATTCAGAGCAGCGCCGTGTCCCGGGATATTGATACTGCTGCTAAGTTTATTGGTGCCGGAGCTGCCACCGTAGGAGTGGCCGGGTCAGGTGCTGGTATTGGTACAGTGTTCGGCAGCCTTATTATTGGATATGCCAG GAACCCATCTCTGAAGCAGCAGCTGTTCTCCTATGCCATCTTGGGTTTTGCCCTGTCTGAAGCTATGGGACTGTTCTGTCTCATGGTTGCTTTCCTTATTCTGTTTGCTATGTAA